The following proteins are encoded in a genomic region of Leptospira fainei serovar Hurstbridge str. BUT 6:
- the fusA gene encoding elongation factor G, which translates to MSTAVADFKASEKLLKTRNIGISAHIDSGKTTLTERILFYTNRIHAIHEVRGKDGVGAKMDSMELERERGITIQSAATYCKWKDYTINIIDTPGHVDFTVEVERSLRVLDSAILVLCGVSGVQSQSITVDRQMRRYNVPRVAFINKLDRTGANPFRVIEQLRDKLKHNAVAVQIPIGLENDLQGIIDLVTMKAVYFEGNGGMQIVEKEIPAEHLELAQKKREELLDAASMFSDELTEAMLEGEPTVEQIKTAIRNGTIALKLTPVFMGSAFKNKGVQKLLDGVLDYLASPVDVTNKALDVNNNEDQIVLPSDPEKPLVCLAFKLEDGRYGQLTYVRVYQGKIQKGMTIYNMSNNKKHNVGRLCRMHSDEMEDIDSAEAGDIIALFGIDCASGDTFTDGKMKVSMESMFVPAPVISLTIEAKESKHLNNLAKALNRFTKEDPTFQTHVDQESGQTIIKGMGELHLEVYIERMKREYGVELVTGAPQVAYRETITQRADFDYTHKKQTGGQGQFGRVAGFIEPIPQEEGKNYEFVNAIVGGSIPREYISSVDKGFKSCLDRGSLIGFPIIGVKLTINDGSYHDVDSSDMAFQIAGRYAFRQGFSKASPQILEPIMRVEVDGPAEFQGAILASLNQRRGMILNTTEQDSYCKVEAEVPLADMFGYSTVIRSSTQGKAEFSMEFSRYAPVPRNVAEELMKKYKPNSKEED; encoded by the coding sequence ATGAGTACTGCAGTCGCGGATTTTAAAGCCAGTGAAAAACTCCTCAAAACCAGGAATATCGGAATTTCCGCCCATATCGACTCCGGAAAGACCACCCTGACGGAGAGAATCCTATTTTATACGAACCGTATCCATGCCATCCACGAAGTTCGTGGAAAAGACGGAGTCGGGGCGAAGATGGATAGTATGGAGCTGGAAAGAGAGAGAGGGATTACGATCCAATCCGCAGCTACCTACTGCAAATGGAAAGATTATACCATCAATATCATCGATACTCCGGGCCACGTGGACTTTACGGTCGAAGTGGAACGCTCTCTTCGCGTTCTCGATTCCGCTATCCTTGTGCTTTGCGGAGTTTCCGGCGTTCAATCCCAGTCCATTACTGTGGACCGTCAGATGCGCCGTTATAACGTACCGAGAGTCGCGTTCATCAACAAACTGGACAGAACCGGCGCTAACCCGTTCCGAGTGATCGAGCAACTTCGCGATAAGCTCAAGCATAATGCCGTAGCCGTCCAAATTCCGATCGGCCTAGAAAACGACCTGCAAGGAATCATCGATTTAGTGACGATGAAGGCAGTTTACTTCGAAGGAAATGGAGGAATGCAAATCGTCGAGAAGGAAATCCCGGCGGAACATCTGGAACTCGCTCAGAAAAAACGCGAAGAACTCTTAGATGCGGCCTCTATGTTCTCGGACGAACTCACGGAAGCGATGCTCGAAGGCGAGCCGACGGTAGAACAAATTAAGACGGCTATCCGGAACGGTACGATCGCTTTAAAATTAACCCCCGTTTTTATGGGTTCCGCGTTCAAGAATAAGGGCGTTCAGAAATTGCTCGACGGAGTTTTAGACTACCTCGCATCTCCAGTCGATGTCACCAACAAGGCTCTTGACGTTAACAATAACGAAGACCAAATCGTGCTTCCTTCCGATCCGGAAAAGCCTCTCGTTTGCCTCGCCTTCAAATTAGAAGACGGACGTTACGGCCAGCTTACTTACGTAAGGGTTTATCAGGGCAAAATCCAGAAGGGCATGACGATCTACAATATGTCCAATAACAAGAAACATAACGTAGGCCGCCTCTGTCGGATGCACTCCGATGAAATGGAAGATATCGATTCTGCCGAAGCGGGAGATATCATCGCGCTTTTCGGCATCGATTGTGCCTCCGGAGATACGTTTACCGACGGTAAAATGAAAGTTTCTATGGAGTCCATGTTCGTTCCGGCTCCGGTGATTTCTCTTACTATCGAAGCCAAGGAATCCAAACACCTGAACAATTTGGCAAAAGCTCTCAACCGCTTTACCAAAGAAGATCCGACCTTCCAAACCCATGTGGATCAGGAATCCGGCCAAACCATTATTAAAGGAATGGGCGAACTGCACCTCGAAGTCTATATCGAACGTATGAAACGTGAATACGGCGTAGAATTGGTTACCGGAGCGCCCCAAGTCGCCTACCGGGAAACGATTACCCAACGTGCGGACTTTGACTATACCCACAAAAAGCAAACCGGTGGTCAGGGTCAGTTCGGTCGCGTAGCCGGCTTTATCGAGCCGATTCCTCAAGAAGAAGGTAAAAATTACGAATTCGTAAACGCTATTGTGGGCGGATCGATTCCTCGTGAATACATCTCCTCTGTAGATAAAGGATTCAAGAGCTGCTTGGATCGCGGAAGTCTGATCGGCTTCCCGATTATCGGAGTAAAGCTTACTATCAATGACGGATCGTATCACGATGTGGACTCGTCGGATATGGCCTTCCAAATCGCAGGTCGCTACGCATTCCGCCAAGGTTTCTCAAAAGCAAGCCCTCAGATCCTCGAACCGATTATGAGAGTAGAAGTGGATGGACCGGCGGAATTCCAAGGAGCTATCCTTGCTTCTTTGAATCAGAGAAGAGGGATGATCCTAAATACTACGGAACAAGACAGCTATTGCAAAGTGGAAGCCGAAGTTCCGTTAGCGGACATGTTCGGATATTCCACCGTGATCCGTTCCTCTACGCAGGGTAAGGCGGAATTTTCAATGGAATTCTCCCGTTACGCGCCGGTCCCACGGAACGTTGCGGAAGAGCTGATGAAGAAATACAAGCCGAACTCGAAAGAAGAAGATTAA
- a CDS encoding LIC_10271 family cell wall hydrolase: protein MWEYLRVRSILFPFTAGILLLISQSSEGGARSSSESHTVQLKETAFSIAKKHGIDWRLLLEWNGKKESDGLRKGEVLRLPPNPSKVASPKGESIGPETVSTRPKFRKPLERLPPVALPFSKVSYYPNKGVLFKAGRHKEVRTVSEGKVVVVDQMDGYRKYIILEHGGGYSTIYANLRSVGVKEGERVKKGAPVGELEEGRGLYFQINQGTKALDPIPFIGR, encoded by the coding sequence ATGTGGGAATATCTCCGAGTCCGGTCGATTTTGTTTCCGTTTACAGCCGGAATTCTCCTTTTAATCTCGCAATCTTCCGAAGGCGGCGCTCGCTCTTCTTCGGAATCCCATACCGTCCAACTCAAAGAGACTGCATTTTCCATCGCCAAAAAGCACGGAATCGATTGGCGCCTTCTCCTCGAATGGAATGGAAAGAAAGAATCCGACGGATTACGGAAAGGGGAAGTCTTAAGATTGCCTCCCAATCCGTCAAAAGTTGCATCGCCAAAGGGAGAATCGATCGGACCCGAAACGGTTTCAACCCGACCGAAATTCCGAAAACCGCTGGAAAGACTTCCACCGGTTGCACTTCCCTTTTCAAAAGTCAGTTACTATCCGAATAAGGGAGTGCTGTTCAAAGCGGGAAGGCATAAAGAAGTGCGAACGGTGTCCGAGGGAAAGGTTGTTGTGGTGGACCAAATGGACGGCTATAGGAAATATATTATTTTAGAGCATGGCGGAGGGTATTCCACAATCTATGCGAATTTGCGTTCTGTGGGCGTTAAAGAAGGCGAAAGAGTAAAAAAAGGCGCACCAGTCGGCGAATTGGAAGAAGGAAGAGGTCTGTATTTTCAGATCAATCAAGGAACGAAAGCTCTCGACCCGATCCCTTTCATCGGCCGCTAA
- a CDS encoding amidohydrolase family protein, producing the protein MEWEIVNARAVTPSGILENATIRVKDGRIASIRKGKPSDSLPIRLNLGGMFVYPGLINAHDHLLGSYLPKVGTNRPYPNWLPWDNDLKSSVVFAERQQLEPEQLYFLGSYKNLISGVTSVQDHIPHFVQEPFVDQVPVRILNRYTLAHSICSYSLGWGDGPTIEYERAKKEDLPFITHISEGFDEESENSVQTLESLGGLGEHSVLVHGISFDENDIQAIAKAKAHFVWCPESNLYMFGKTTAIRAILEAGINVSLGTDSPLSGSLNILDEIKNARSFFRKEYGEDLDPKMIFQMVTSNPAKAFRISKDLGSLEEGKIADIMVLSSEKEDAYEALCSADLDSIRLVIKDGKPAYGDLTLKEFFDETGILGREIRIAGTDKYLAGDPLGLVESVTRALGYKKDLAFFPIG; encoded by the coding sequence ATGGAATGGGAAATTGTTAATGCCAGAGCCGTGACTCCCTCAGGAATCCTAGAAAACGCGACGATTCGCGTAAAGGACGGGAGAATTGCGTCCATCCGTAAAGGAAAGCCTTCCGATAGTCTCCCGATTCGTTTGAATCTGGGCGGAATGTTCGTTTATCCCGGATTAATCAACGCTCACGATCATCTGCTCGGTTCCTATCTTCCGAAGGTAGGGACCAATCGTCCTTATCCGAATTGGCTTCCGTGGGACAACGATCTCAAATCCTCCGTCGTCTTTGCCGAACGCCAACAATTGGAACCGGAACAATTATACTTTTTAGGATCTTACAAAAATTTAATTAGCGGAGTCACCTCGGTCCAAGATCATATTCCGCATTTCGTGCAGGAACCGTTCGTCGATCAGGTCCCGGTTCGCATCCTGAATCGATATACTCTCGCTCATAGCATTTGTTCCTATTCTTTAGGATGGGGCGACGGCCCTACAATCGAATACGAAAGGGCCAAAAAAGAAGATTTACCGTTCATAACCCATATCAGCGAAGGATTCGATGAAGAATCCGAAAATTCCGTCCAAACCTTGGAGTCTTTAGGAGGTTTGGGAGAGCACAGCGTATTAGTGCATGGAATCTCCTTCGATGAAAATGACATACAAGCTATAGCAAAAGCTAAAGCACATTTCGTCTGGTGTCCCGAATCGAATCTTTATATGTTCGGAAAAACGACTGCGATTCGAGCCATTTTAGAAGCCGGGATCAATGTCAGTCTGGGTACGGATTCCCCCCTATCCGGCTCGTTGAACATCTTAGATGAAATTAAAAATGCGCGCTCATTTTTTAGGAAAGAATATGGAGAAGATCTGGATCCAAAGATGATTTTCCAGATGGTTACGTCCAATCCGGCAAAAGCATTCCGAATCTCCAAAGATTTGGGAAGTTTAGAGGAAGGAAAAATTGCGGATATCATGGTGCTTTCCTCAGAAAAGGAAGACGCCTACGAAGCGCTCTGCTCTGCTGACTTGGACTCGATACGATTAGTTATCAAGGATGGGAAACCCGCATATGGGGATCTGACTTTGAAAGAATTTTTCGACGAAACTGGAATTCTTGGACGCGAAATAAGGATCGCGGGAACCGATAAATACCTTGCAGGAGATCCCCTAGGGTTGGTAGAATCGGTCACTCGGGCCCTTGGTTACAAAAAGGATTTGGCATTTTTTCCCATCGGGTGA
- a CDS encoding cyclic nucleotide-binding domain-containing protein has protein sequence MAGPIIRNYKGGSIIYFEKDRSEDIYVLRNGRVVLTYTAIDTGYEVKEDVRLGEFFGVKSALGKYPREETAQVVGGATVLVFKLHEFEIFVSEKTHLILKMMKVFSSQLRQVHKKLREILGQAEARNPAFELMNVAEVFYKNNNFEHAAYAFSKYLEHYASGPYAGRAAELLDLAKKGNPYPINMPPLVYDASSSPRMSPENLQNIMKPATEKSSVGSGVDNSITSLYNRAHTFLNVGKFEEAIGIFKDLTGRNDFKYDSEKKLVDNALFQMGVCFLKLSNLETASNTFSTYIKKHPSGESVKESLFHLAEIAEQQGDRQRAGMLFGKVALLPPERDSLSQKARQKAKELSA, from the coding sequence TTGGCTGGGCCCATAATCCGGAATTATAAAGGCGGCTCCATAATTTACTTCGAGAAAGATCGTTCTGAGGATATCTATGTCCTAAGGAACGGTCGAGTCGTACTTACGTACACTGCGATCGATACCGGTTATGAAGTAAAAGAAGACGTAAGATTAGGCGAATTCTTCGGAGTCAAATCGGCCTTGGGAAAATACCCGAGGGAAGAAACGGCGCAAGTCGTAGGTGGAGCAACGGTTTTAGTATTCAAGCTCCATGAGTTCGAAATCTTTGTTTCGGAAAAAACCCACCTCATTCTAAAGATGATGAAGGTGTTCTCTAGCCAATTACGCCAGGTTCATAAGAAGTTGAGAGAAATTCTAGGTCAAGCTGAAGCGCGGAATCCCGCTTTTGAGCTGATGAACGTTGCGGAAGTATTTTATAAAAATAACAACTTCGAACATGCTGCGTATGCATTTTCAAAATATTTGGAACATTATGCAAGTGGGCCGTATGCAGGTCGGGCAGCCGAACTCTTAGATTTGGCAAAAAAAGGAAACCCCTACCCGATTAACATGCCGCCACTCGTATATGACGCAAGTTCCTCGCCTCGTATGAGTCCGGAAAACTTGCAGAACATTATGAAACCGGCTACTGAGAAATCCAGTGTCGGATCGGGCGTTGATAATTCCATAACTTCGCTTTATAATAGGGCTCATACGTTCTTGAATGTCGGTAAATTCGAAGAGGCGATCGGGATTTTCAAGGATTTGACCGGACGAAACGACTTCAAATACGATAGCGAGAAAAAACTTGTGGATAACGCTCTCTTCCAAATGGGAGTTTGCTTTCTCAAGTTGAGTAACTTGGAAACTGCAAGTAACACGTTTTCTACATACATTAAAAAACATCCGTCCGGTGAATCCGTAAAAGAATCCTTGTTTCATTTAGCGGAAATAGCGGAACAACAAGGCGATCGCCAGCGGGCCGGTATGTTATTTGGTAAAGTTGCCCTACTCCCTCCGGAGAGGGATAGTCTCTCCCAAAAAGCCCGGCAAAAGGCCAAGGAGCTTAGCGCTTAA
- a CDS encoding Crp/Fnr family transcriptional regulator, whose product MDLMLESMFSKFGKTYDPNQIIFCENEPGNDFYLIQTGKVKITKTVGTSIKTLDILEQGDIFGEMAILEEQPRSATAIAISEVKVLNFNRANFELLLTKNPTLALKILTIFSVRIYDAKRRLLILLLDDITGKVADVFLMLYEKMHTHTDFKEVVLSITVEDVADWCAQPVGEVQKVVNQFSKSGKIEMYSDKIVIHNINDFQRIVSQKRKPS is encoded by the coding sequence ATGGATCTGATGCTTGAATCCATGTTTTCCAAGTTCGGAAAGACGTACGATCCGAACCAGATTATTTTTTGCGAAAACGAACCCGGGAATGACTTCTACCTGATTCAAACCGGCAAAGTGAAAATCACTAAAACCGTCGGGACTTCCATCAAGACGCTAGATATTCTCGAGCAGGGAGACATCTTCGGCGAAATGGCGATACTGGAAGAACAGCCTCGCAGCGCCACTGCAATCGCTATTTCAGAAGTGAAGGTTTTAAATTTTAACCGAGCTAACTTCGAATTGCTTTTAACCAAGAACCCCACTCTCGCACTCAAGATTCTGACGATTTTTTCCGTTCGCATTTATGATGCGAAACGACGCCTACTTATACTCTTGTTAGATGATATTACGGGCAAAGTTGCCGACGTATTCCTGATGCTTTACGAAAAAATGCACACTCATACGGATTTTAAGGAAGTCGTGTTGAGCATTACCGTGGAAGACGTTGCGGATTGGTGCGCGCAGCCCGTAGGCGAGGTCCAAAAGGTAGTGAATCAATTCTCAAAAAGCGGTAAAATCGAGATGTATTCCGATAAAATCGTTATTCACAATATTAACGACTTTCAAAGAATAGTCTCCCAGAAGCGCAAACCGTCGTAA
- the prmC gene encoding peptide chain release factor N(5)-glutamine methyltransferase: MPDPQDSVLNLLKKSEEFLKKKNIPSARLDAELLLADLLKIPRVKLYVDFERPLSIEEKDAYRERIVERSKFRPTAYIIGRKAFFDSDFFIDNNVLIPRPETEELVAWILEEFPDKNSRLKFLDLCSGSGCIGISLAKARSDWSPTFSDISQEALKISERNGLEILGNERAMDFFTGDLLSPIPAIFSFDFIVANPPYIPESEKTEIMQDVIGYEPHIALFVSNFKEFHAKLMADALAYLATGGKLYLETHPDYSQWLFEEALSIGYSEATIRKDLSSKNRFIRLTK, encoded by the coding sequence ATGCCGGATCCTCAGGATAGCGTCCTTAACTTACTAAAGAAGTCGGAAGAATTTCTAAAGAAAAAGAATATTCCTTCGGCTCGTCTCGACGCGGAATTATTACTTGCCGACCTTCTCAAGATTCCTCGCGTAAAGTTATATGTGGATTTTGAGCGTCCGCTTTCGATCGAGGAGAAGGACGCGTATCGGGAAAGAATCGTAGAACGTTCTAAATTCCGCCCGACGGCTTATATTATCGGACGGAAAGCATTCTTCGATTCGGATTTCTTCATAGATAATAATGTGCTGATTCCGAGACCGGAAACGGAAGAGTTGGTAGCTTGGATACTGGAGGAATTTCCGGATAAGAATAGTCGGCTAAAATTTTTAGATCTTTGTTCCGGAAGCGGATGCATCGGAATTAGCCTCGCAAAAGCAAGATCCGATTGGTCGCCGACTTTCTCCGATATTTCCCAAGAGGCGTTGAAAATCTCGGAACGGAACGGATTGGAAATTTTGGGAAACGAACGCGCGATGGACTTCTTCACCGGAGATTTACTCTCTCCCATACCCGCGATATTCTCTTTCGATTTTATCGTCGCGAACCCGCCTTATATTCCCGAATCGGAAAAAACGGAAATCATGCAGGATGTGATCGGCTACGAGCCGCATATCGCTCTCTTCGTATCGAATTTCAAAGAATTCCATGCGAAACTTATGGCGGATGCCTTGGCTTATCTCGCGACCGGCGGAAAACTTTATCTAGAGACTCATCCGGATTATTCTCAATGGCTGTTTGAAGAAGCTCTTTCCATCGGATATTCGGAAGCGACGATTCGCAAAGATCTATCTTCCAAAAATAGATTTATTCGTTTAACAAAATAG
- a CDS encoding P-II family nitrogen regulator, with the protein MKLIVAIIQPHKLEEVKAELTKNEIYRLTVSDVQGYGQQKGKTEVFRGHEYQVNLLRKVRLEIAVNDEFVKPTVDAILKAAKTGDGKIGDGKILILPLEDVIRIRTGERGSSAI; encoded by the coding sequence ATGAAATTAATCGTAGCAATTATCCAGCCCCACAAACTGGAAGAAGTCAAAGCCGAGCTGACAAAGAACGAAATCTACAGGCTTACGGTCAGCGACGTGCAAGGCTACGGGCAGCAGAAAGGTAAGACCGAAGTCTTCCGCGGTCATGAATACCAAGTAAACCTTCTTCGTAAGGTAAGATTGGAAATCGCGGTAAACGACGAGTTTGTCAAACCGACTGTAGATGCCATTTTGAAAGCGGCCAAGACCGGCGACGGAAAAATCGGTGATGGAAAAATTCTGATTCTTCCGCTTGAGGATGTTATCCGCATCCGTACCGGCGAAAGAGGAAGCTCCGCTATCTAA
- a CDS encoding ammonium transporter → MKSVKKILPFLILVIPALVWGQDATPAAAAPVAPVPTLDKGDTAWMIVASTFVFFMIPGLALFYGGLVRSKNVLSTMMHSFIAILVLTLQWTIFGYSFAFSGDNPYFGDFALAFLNGIDENTLELTVPKYIHFLFQGMFALITPALISGAIAERVKLSGYIAFILLWATFVYDPVAHWVWAGSGWLFKMSALDFAGGTVVHLISGIAGLAAAIVIGKRKGEGISLVQPNNLTYTLIGAGLLWFGWFGFNAGSGLATNGIAARAFVVTLIAPAAAGVAWLAIEYLHTKKATALGAASGIVAGLVVITPASGFVGPVGSIYMGLIVAPICYGAILLKGKLGYDDSLDAFGIHGVGGAIGAILTGVFTLTLGAGVASKGDQIVVQLISVAATGGYSFIVSLILAFVIEKTIGFRISEEKEIAGLDSEIHGEKGYIL, encoded by the coding sequence ATGAAATCGGTTAAAAAAATTCTTCCGTTCCTGATCCTCGTGATTCCAGCCCTAGTATGGGGCCAGGACGCAACTCCCGCTGCGGCTGCACCAGTAGCTCCCGTGCCCACCTTGGATAAAGGTGATACTGCATGGATGATCGTAGCATCCACCTTCGTGTTCTTTATGATCCCCGGCCTCGCCCTGTTCTATGGCGGTCTGGTAAGATCTAAGAACGTTCTTTCCACAATGATGCATAGCTTTATCGCTATTCTCGTATTGACTCTGCAGTGGACTATTTTCGGATACAGCTTTGCTTTTTCCGGCGATAATCCTTACTTTGGCGACTTTGCGCTCGCGTTTTTGAACGGAATAGATGAAAATACTTTGGAACTGACCGTTCCAAAATACATTCACTTCTTGTTTCAAGGAATGTTTGCATTGATTACCCCAGCACTGATTTCCGGTGCGATTGCTGAACGAGTTAAACTTTCAGGATACATCGCTTTTATTCTGCTTTGGGCGACTTTCGTTTACGATCCTGTCGCACATTGGGTCTGGGCCGGTTCAGGTTGGTTATTTAAAATGAGCGCGCTTGACTTTGCCGGAGGAACCGTCGTTCACTTGATATCCGGTATAGCAGGATTGGCAGCAGCCATCGTTATCGGAAAACGTAAAGGAGAAGGCATTTCTCTTGTTCAACCGAATAATTTGACTTATACCTTAATCGGTGCCGGTCTACTGTGGTTCGGTTGGTTTGGATTCAATGCCGGTTCCGGACTTGCCACTAACGGTATTGCCGCTCGTGCATTCGTCGTAACGTTGATTGCACCAGCTGCCGCAGGAGTTGCCTGGTTAGCGATCGAGTATTTACATACGAAAAAAGCAACCGCTCTTGGCGCTGCTTCAGGTATCGTAGCTGGACTCGTAGTTATTACGCCTGCTTCAGGCTTTGTCGGTCCAGTAGGATCAATCTACATGGGCTTGATTGTCGCTCCGATATGTTACGGTGCGATTCTTCTTAAAGGCAAACTCGGGTACGATGACTCTCTCGATGCGTTCGGCATTCACGGAGTCGGCGGTGCGATTGGAGCTATTCTAACGGGTGTATTCACTCTTACATTAGGAGCCGGAGTCGCTAGCAAGGGAGATCAGATTGTTGTTCAGTTGATTAGCGTTGCAGCTACTGGCGGTTACTCGTTCATCGTTTCCCTCATATTAGCTTTCGTTATCGAGAAAACTATCGGATTCAGAATTTCCGAAGAGAAAGAAATCGCCGGTCTCGATTCGGAAATTCACGGAGAGAAGGGTTATATTCTTTAA